One window of Acomys russatus chromosome 28, mAcoRus1.1, whole genome shotgun sequence genomic DNA carries:
- the Noa1 gene encoding nitric oxide-associated protein 1 has translation MLPARLGCRLLCGFLRGPVPAAACHGPARWLPVRKCEATFSQRSSSLGRRLPPSSTATDDREEEDLDAEERFLFPEYVLEQDPEEQLRELRELQQRQQEEERQRLQEREERLQQKLRASLRTLPVPELPDTPVPPSDIYCSGCGAELHCQHPGLPGYLPDEKFHGAAQADGGPARMVCQRCWLLVHHRRALRLQVSCEQYLELVSTALRRPGPALVLYMVDLLDLPDVLLPDLPKLVGPKQVFVLGNKVDLLPQDAPGYLQRLRKRLWDDCIRAGLMVAPGHRGPQYPPGDEPQDEKINRNLPARPRTVIKDVRLISAKTGYGVEELISALQRSWRYRGDVYLVGTTNAGKSTLFNTLLESDYCTAKGSEAIDRATISPWPGTTLNLLKFPICNPTPYRMFKRQKRLKEDATKAEEDLSEQEKRQLSQLKKHGYVVGRVGRTWLFSREQKEGVPFQFDADSLAFDTENEPVVAVRDCAKQVELTPEDVRDARWFYDTPGITKKSCILNLLTEKEVDIVLPTHSIIPRTFILRPGMALFLGAIARIDFLQGDQSAWFTVVASNFLPVNITSLDKADALYEKHAGHELLMVPMGGKERMAQFPPLVAEDITLKGGGDSEAVADIKFSSAGWVAVTPYSKGTLHLRGYTPKGAALTVQPPVLPYIVNIKGQRIKKSVAYRTKKPQSLVYNLMKKNR, from the exons ATGCTGCCCGCGCGCTTGGGCTGCAGGCTGCTGTGCGGGTTCCTGCGGGGTCCCGTGCCTGCCGCTGCGTGCCATGGCCCAGCACGGTGGCTCCCAGTGCGCAAGTGTGAGGCCACCTTCTCCCAGCGCTCGTCATCCCTGGGCCGCCGGCTTCCTCCTAGCTCAACCGCGACCGACGATCGTGAGGAAGAAGACCTCGACGCGGAGGAGCGCTTTCTGTTCCCGGAGTACGTCCTGGAGCAGGACCCTGAGGAACAGTTGCGGGAACTGCGGGAGTtgcagcagcggcagcaggaggaggagcgaCAGAGGTTGCAGGAGCGGGAAGAGCGGCTACAGCAGAAGCTGCGGGCGAGCCTCCGGACGCTGCCGGTCCCGGAGCTTCCAGACACCCCGGTGCCGCCCAGCGACATCTACTGCTCCGGCTGCGGGGCCGAGCTGCATTGCCAACACCCCGGCTTGCCCGGCTACCTGCCGGACGAGAAGTTCCACGGCGCTGCCCAGGCCGACGGCGGCCCGGCGCGGATGGTGTGCCAACGCTGCTGGCTGCTGGTGCACCACCGACGTGCCCTGCGCCTGCAAGTGAGCTGCGAGCAGTACCTGGAGCTGGTGAGCACCGCCCTGCGGCGGCCTGGGCCGGCTCTGGTGCTCTATATGGTGGACCTGCTCGACCTGCCGGATGTCCTGCTGCCCGACTTGCCCAAGCTGGTGGGCCCTAAGCAGGTCTTCGTGCTCGGGAATAAAGTGGACCTGCTGCCCCAGGACGCGCCCGGCTACTTGCAGCGCCTGCGGAAACGCCTGTGGGACGACTGCATCCGCGCCGGGCTTATGGTGGCCCCTGGCCACCGAGGACCACAGTACCCTCCCGGAGATGAGCCACAGGACGAGAAAATAAATCGGAATCTGCCAGCCAGGCCCCGCACTGTGATCAAGGACGTGCGGCTGATCAGCGCCAAGACGGGCTACGGAGTTGAAGAATTGATCTCTGCACTTCAGCGCTCCTGGCGCTACCGCGGCGACGTCTACCTGGTGGGCACCACGAACGCCGGCAAGTCCACTCTCTTTAACACACTCCTGGAGTCTGATTACTGCACCGCCAAGGGCTCTGAAGCCATCGACAGGGCCACCATCTCCCCCTGGCCAG GTACTACATTAAACCTCCTGAAGTTTCCTATTTGCAACCCAACTCCTTACAGAATGTTCAAAAGACAAAAGAGGCTTAAAGAAGATGCAACCAAAGCCGAAGAAGATCTCAGTGAGCAGGAAAAACGTCAGCTCAGTCAACTGAAAAAGCATGGTTACGTAGTAG GAAGAGTTGGAAGAACATGGTTGTTCTccagagaacagaaggaaggggTTCCCTTTCAGTTTGATGCCGACTCGCTGGCCTTTGACACGGAAAATGAACCTGTCGTAGCTGTGCGCGATTGTGCCAAACAAGTGGAGCTGACCCCAGAGGATGTGAGAGATGCCCGCTGGTTTTATGACACCCCTGGAATTACAAAAAAAAGCTGT ATTTTAAATCTTCTAACAGAAAAAGAAGTTGATATTGTGTTACCAACACATTCCATAATCCCAAGAACCTTTATTCTCAGGCCAGGAATGGCTCTATTTCTGGGTGCTATAGCTCGGATAGATTTCCTACAG GGAGATCAGTCAGCGTGGTTTACAGTTGTGGCTTCCAACTTCCTTCCTGTTAATATTACTTCCTTGGACAAGGCAGATGCTCTGTATGAGAAACATGCAGGTCACGAGTTACTGATG GTCCCAATGGGTGGAAAAGAACGAATGGCACAGTTTCCTCCACTGGTTGCTGAAGATATTACATTAAAAGGAGGTGGAGACTCTGAAGCAGTAGCTGATATCAAGTTCTCCTCTGCAG GTTGGGTTGCAGTGACACCTTACTCTAAGGGCACACTGCATCTCCGCGGCTACACACCCAAAGGAGCGGCTCTGACTGTCCAGCCCCCTGTCTTGCCGTATATTGTTAACATCAAAGGGCAACGCATCAAGAAAAGTGTGGCCTATAGAACCAAGAAGCCTCAATCCCTGGTATACAATCTGATGAAGAAAAATAGATAA